Proteins from a genomic interval of Rosa chinensis cultivar Old Blush chromosome 2, RchiOBHm-V2, whole genome shotgun sequence:
- the LOC112188413 gene encoding RNA polymerase II transcriptional coactivator KIWI has translation MSSWRGKRKDEEDHASDGDSEGHAPPKKTAKRDSDDDSAEDIVVCEISKNRRVTVRNWNGKVIVDIREFYVKDGKQLPGKKGISLPMDQWNVLRSHVDEIDKVVNETG, from the exons ATGTCGTCTTGGAGAGGAAAGCGAAAGGACGAGGAGGACCACGCGTCCGACGGCGACTCTGAGGGCCACGCGCCCCCCAAAAAGACCGCCAAAAGAGACTCCGACGACGACTCAGCCGAGGACATCGTCGTCTGCGAG ATATCAAAGAACAGGAGGGTGACGGTCAGGAACTGGAACGGCAAGGTTATTGTCGACATTCGCGAGTTCTATGTCAAGGATGGCAAGCAACTGCCTGGAAAGAAAG GAATCTCACTACCGATGGATCAG TGGAATGTTCTTCGGAGTCATGTGGACGAGATTGACAAGGTTGTTAACGAGACTGGTTAG